From one Salmo salar chromosome ssa09, Ssal_v3.1, whole genome shotgun sequence genomic stretch:
- the LOC106612757 gene encoding inverted formin-2, producing MESAIAPPPPPPPPPPPPPPPPLAPPPPPPCPPPPGPPPPPGIGFGLSTGRQLNVSKMRNFNWDAIPKHVVVGKHNIWTEEKTLGVYELDTRRIEELFSHSQQQGQGQKALNRQSIRGKPTNSQGTEVVSILNSKRSMNVGIFLKQFKRPVGDMIKDISSGNGLKFGTGKLKELCKLLPEKEEVKQLVGFKGDQSALPEADLFMVLLIKVPSYEERLNSLVLKEEFFPLMDEMKQSIATMITAGKELLESDDLHSVIRLVLKTGNYMNAGGYAGSAIGFRVASLLKLVDTKANKPGMNLMHYVVMQVQKVDVALLKFPDKLTHIADAARIHKEDIESEFQREVKKVKEAKEEAQKQEELQAQMEDFLKEAECRLAETELSLQSLGSVSDTVAEYFCEDPSKFRLDECCSIFNSFCAKFLKAIQENRDREVAEVKRRTRDRLLSDANAAKRRSTATCSIRDKDMEGVALESVLRKFLTSRVSQRRKGSGTPSPTISRLSEVPIQANLPSAERGNRGCVKTKEVCKENEWNSARDLTGTSQSDQKDQSHSKRNRKENVVPHPEETPQNPKKPDGSAQPIRRTGSSSSSSCTSTGRPISVTMKDKEEKEEEEGNEKEAQKLREVSRKVLRYQSSRGSLSSGEYGLEQQKSPNATNNTNTSTRSPNATTTNATSSTISTSTSPHQRTFQEDRQRLLGDACRGSESLARYLLNPHLSPKEILTRRHTFTLPPKALPTEEEEEDDLFTFPTTPSPTLGVIGRMKSVDTDLMSLKHRASGGPNLTNLPSHSEKSCVRDLVSKSPMSKHKDLTASLNIPRDSENRGLEVVTIPHHSETSGAQQDKVSNSLSAAERPTHVELGELNQDKSSSIVKTKPPPLNLELNHNQDEEIKEFSPAPLQILVSQKPKQADPPQSPKHNMANPSKSPKPKLPEGNGFMSFFKRLGERSKPM from the exons ATGGAATCAGCAAtcgctccaccaccacctcctcctcctcctcctcctcctcctccaccacctccccttgcccccccaccacctcccccctgcccccctcccccaggcccccctcctccccctggcATAGGCTTCGGGCTATCCACAGGCCGCCAGCTCAACGTCTCCAAGATGCGTAACTTCAACTGGGATGCAATCCCCAAACACGTGGTGGTGGGCAAACACAACATCTGGACAGAAGAGAAGACTCTGGGAGTGTATGAGCTGGACACTAGGAGGATTGAGGAGCTGTTCAGTCACAGCCAGCAGCAGGGACAGGGACAAAAGGCTCTGAACAGACAGAGTATCAGAGGCAAGCCAACCAACAGCCAGGGCACAGAAGTG gtctcCATACTGAACTCCAAGAGGAGCATGAACGTTGGGATCTTCCTGAAACAGTTCAAGAG GCCAGTAGGGGACATGATCAAGGACATCAGTTCAGGAAACGGACTGAAATTTGGGACAGGTAAACTGAAGGAGCTGTGTAAGCTGCTGCCAGAGAAAGAAGAG GTGAAGCAGCTAGTTGGGTTTAAAGGGGACCAGTCAGCTCTTCCTGAAGCAGACCTGTTTATGGTGTTACTTATCAAGGTTCCCAG TTATGAGGAGCGCCTCAACAGTTTGGTTCTCAAAGAAGAGTTTTTCCCGCTCATGGATGAAATGAAACAATCCATCGCCACCATGATCACAGCTGGAAAAG aGCTGTTAGAGAGTGACGATCTACACTCTGTGATCCGCCTGGTTCTGAAGACTGGAAACTACATGAACGCT GGCGGCTATGCTGGCAGTGCCATTGGCTTCAGGGTGGCATCGCTACTGAAACTAGTGGACACAAAGGCCAACAAACCAGGCATGAACCTCATGCACTATGTAGTCATG CAAGTTCAGAAGGTTGATGTGGCCCTGCTGAAATTCCCAGACAAACTCACACACATCGCTGATGCAGCAAG GATCCATAAGGAGGACATAGAGAGTGAGTTTCAGAGAGAGGTGAAGAAAGTAAAGGAGGCGAAGGAGGAGGCGCAGAAACAGGAGGAGCTACAGGCTCAGATGGAGGACTTTCTCAAG GAAGCAGAGTGTCGTCTGGCTGAGACTGAGCTCTCTCTGCAGTCGCTAGGTTCAGTCAGTGACACAGTGGCTGAGTACTTCTGTGAAGACCCCAGCAAGTTCAGACTGGATGAATGCTGCTCCATTTTCAACTCTTTCTGTGCGAAATTCCTGAAGGCCATCCAG GAGAACCGTGATCGTGAGGTGGCGGAGGTGAAGAGGAGAACCAGAGACAGACTGTTGAGTGATGCTAATGCTGCTAAACGCCGTTCCACCGCCACCTGCTCCATACGGGACAAGGACATGGAGGGTGTGGCCCTGGAGTCCGTACTACGGAA gttCCTGACCAGTCGTGTGTCCCAAAGGAGAAAAGGCTCGGGTACGCCCTCCCCCACCATTAGCAGACTGTCAGAGGTTCCCATTCAAGCAAACCTTCCCTCGGCAGAACGGGGAAATCGAGGTTGTGTCAAGACCAAGGAGGTGTGTAAGGAGAATGAGTGGAACTCAGCCAGAGATCTGACTGGGACCTCTCAGAGTGACCAGAAGGACCAGTCCCACAGCAAAAGGAACCGGAAGGAGAATGTGGTTCCACATCCTGAGGAGACACCGCAGAACCCTAAGAAACCAGATGGTTCTGCACAGCCAATCAGGAGAACCGGTAGCAGCAGCTCCTCCTCCTGCACCTCCACAGGTAGACCCATCTCAGTGACGATGAAGGAcaaggaggaaaaggaggaggaggagggaaatgAGAAAGAAGCCCAGAAGTTGCGTGAAGTGTCCAGGAAGGTTCTGAGGTATCAGAGCAGCCGTGGTAGTCTTTCGTCTGGGGAGTACGGCCTGGAGCAGCAGAAGTCTCCTAATGCCACCAATAATACTAACACCTCCACAAGATCACCCAACGCTACGACCACTAATGCTACATCCTCCAccatctccacctccacctcccctcaCCAGAGAACCTTCCAAGAAGACAGACAGCGGCTGCTGGGAGATGCATGTAGAGGCAGCGAGAGCCTGGCTAGATACCTCCTCAACCCTCACCTCTCCCCCAAGGAAATTCTCACCCGCAGACACACCTTCACCCTCCCCCCTAAAGCCCTTCCtactgaggaagaggaagaggatgatCTGTTTACTTTTCCTACTACTCCGTCTCCTACTCTGGGGGTCATAGGGAGGATGAAGTCAGTAGACACTGATCTGATGTCCCTGAAACACAGAGCCTCTGGAGGGCCTAACCTTACCAACCTCCCTAGCCACTCTGAGAAGTCTTGTGTCCGAGACCTGGTGTCTAAGAGCCCCATGTCAAAACACAAAGACTTGACAGCAAGTCTCAACATCCCCAGGGACTCTGAAAACAGAGGCTTGGAGGTAGTCACCATCCCTCACCACTCTGAGACATCTGGTGCCCAGCAGGACAAGGTGTCCAACAGCTTGTCAGCAGCAGAGAGACCTACACACGTAGAGCTAGGAGAGCTGAACCAAGACAAGAGCTCCTCTATAGTCAAGACAAAACCTCCCCCCTTAAACCTAGAACTCAACCACAACCAGGATGAGGAGATAAAGGAGTTTTCTCCCGCCCCTCTCCAGATACTCGTCTCACAGAAACCCAAACAGGCTGACCCTCCTCAGAGCCCCAAACACAATATGGCTAACCCTTCTAAGAGCCCGAAGCCCAAACTTCCAGAGGGCAATGGATTCATGTCTTTCTTTAAACGCCTGGGAGAGAGGAGCAAGCCAATGTGA